Below is a genomic region from Prunus persica cultivar Lovell chromosome G3, Prunus_persica_NCBIv2, whole genome shotgun sequence.
TTTGAGATTTACTGGCCCATGGAGCCAAGCCCTAGCCTAAGGTGGGTATTATCAGTGTAAAAAGAATGTGCCTAAAAACTAGATAGATTAAGAAAGGGAGAAACTAACCTGAGCCCTACACTTTTAACAGAGAGGTGAGCTATATTGCCCATTGAGCTTCCAACAAACAGATGCAAGCTTTTAATGGCATGGAACCACAAGATTTGTTCTCCACTTATAAATAGGAAATTAAGGAATAATCtatttaaccttttttttttcctacatCAGGAAAATGAGAGTCTAATGTGTACATCAAAAGGGTTATGGAAAAAGATTTAAcacagaaaaatgcaaagcaGGCAGCAATATAAGAATGGGAGCTCGAATATCATAAAAGCACGAATCACGAATCGACACAAGTATAAGACATTCTGGTGCAGAGAAGGAATTGACTGAAACTGTTAATCACTCATAATAAACATAGATCAGTTAACCATAGTGAGAAGAATATGAAAGGAATCTTCATCAGAGCCAGTGCAGAATGGTTTTCTTAAAGTGCATTTTAGGGGAAAAGATACTTGAGGAGGGTTACACTCTGTTCGTGCGTGTGTAAACAGGGGAGCCATAAACGTCTGTTTGTGTGCGCACGTGCATGTGTGTTATTGCTGAATTAGTCTGCAAAACAAAGATTTCAGCTAGAGTCTGTTGCTGAAGTAGTCCTTCACAATATGGTGGTTACAACCAAATgccaaatttatttcttttttatcttcAGAAACCACACATTTTTACATGAATCAAATGCTGAACTTTTATTGAATGTGGACCttttattaaaatcaaaaccacTAAGTCCTTATGGAGAAGGTGTACAGAACGCCAATACAATAAAGCTCTAACTATCATACAACAAAAAACTAAACAGCTCTCTTAGAGTCAGCGATCATGACAGTTACTATCCAAACAACAAGTGTGGTCGTGTACAAAACTGCACCAGTGATGACCTtgcaaagaaaatgagaaaaagaacAGTAAGAAACTTGACAGCATTAGAGAACTTTATATTGCTCAAATAAAGACTCTTTATGATTAATCCGTTGAAAGACAGATAATACCCCTAGATCTTTGTAATAGAAATTACTTGCtgcatatttttttcttttttctttcccccAAGCTCGTATCAGtgcaaaaaatttcatttttacaTGTCACTTGGTAAACCATTGACTGGATTTGGCAGACACTGAGAAACTTAGTAATCTAATGCATTCTTAATTTTCACTTATTAGTTAAGCACAAgaaagaataaacaaaattcCATTAGAGTTTCTACAATAAAATGTTCAACATGATGATTGCACATTTAGAAACTATATCGAGCGGCAAGAAAATCTCTGATTTTTTAAAGGTAGTCCATTCATTATCTGAAATACGATTCGTATAAACATTAACTGAAATTGAGATAAAACGAGAttattttgttctgtttttcttatttgctttcgtttgtttttgttcttgtagTCAAGCCTTAAGTATCTAACTTACTAAAGATCAAGTTAACTAACTCAGAAAATCCTTCAATCAAACTCTACTCAGAAAACTATGCCAGTCACTGCTTAGGGTAAGCTATCAATCCATTTCACAATGATCAGTTCCATGCCAGAACACCACATTTAGACGCTCCTGTTTTCAAGCATTACGTCACCCCTTCAAAGTTTTCTCTAAGGATCATCCTACTCAATACACATATCATTCCTGCAACTCTAGTATTCTTTATTTGATAGAAAAGGACATGCCCAAAGAAACTCACAGCTGCTTACTAAAAACAGAACTAAAAATCAATCCGAATAACAGAAAACCACACAAATCTGCATATCGTAAACACTACAAGACTAGAAAAAGCATGCATTACAAGAGGTAATAATACATAGGCTCAAATCAGGAGagcagaaaataaacaaattaccTATAAATTGAGTACCTTAAGGGTCATGAAGATTTGATTGACTCAACAAATCCACTGCTGAGGAGCCTCTCCACATACTTGCCGAGTATATCAACTTCCAAATTCACCTTTTGCCCAACCTTCTTCAAGGGAATCACCACGTTCTGCTGAGTATAAGCCACCAACATGAAATTAAAGCTGTCTTCTTTATCAAACACATCCACCACAGTCAAACTAGTCCCATCCACTGCTATAAACCCTTTCGGCACCACATACTTCAACAGCTCCTTTGATGCCTTCACCTTGATCCATAGAGAATCCCCCTCAGGATCCATTGACACTATCTCCCCTGTGCCATCCACATGACCCTGCACAAAGTGCCCACCCATTCGGCTCGTGGGCTGGACCGCCCGCTCCAGATTCACAAGTGACCCCGGTTCGAGCTCGATCAGAGACGTCTTCCTAAGCGTCTCGGGCGACAAACCGACggtgaaatcggacaattggGTGTCGAATTCAGTCACCGTGAGGCACGTCCCGTTGACGGCAATGCTATCGCCGAGGTGGACGCCCTCGAGGACGGTTTTGGCGCCGATTTTCATGTCGAAACCGCCGTTTTCAGCGGTACCCAGTTGCTTGATTTGACCCATTTCCTCGACAATTCCAGTGAACAGGCATCGGATTGTGTTTCGAGGTGGAGATTTGATATGTGCATGGGGTCTTTGGGTGGAGATGAAGAGGGTTAGGGTGGATGGTTTGAAAATGGCGTCGAAATTGCAGTGGGTTCTGGAAGCGACACTGTGGAACTTATTCAGGATTGACATTTTCCGAACAGAGGGTTCAGGGGTTCTTGAGGGTAAGCTGAGAGACGCTGAAACTGCTGCCATTCTTGTTTGTTTCCGAGGAAAGTTGGgatcttttgagtttttaaattttgaatattcGGTGAAAAGGCTagtaaaaccctaaaacccaaaaacccaaTTGGCTCACAATTAGCTCATTGACTCATATTCCTgggcaattaaaaaaaaaaaaaaaaaaaaaaactcataatGAAGAAAAGCCCGAATCCTACATTTTTCCGTCCCCAGAGTTCaggttcattttttttaacaagtgTTTTACAAAGGGGCTATTTAGCCAATTtcgatttttaaaattttatttctcaTAACAAAAATGGTGAATCCACAAACGTGAAaatcagaaacaaaaccgcAATTTTAGTTAAGAGATTTAACTATgttcaaaagaagaaacatgAACGTCTCTTCAACAAGTCAGCCCTGGGCCTAAGTTCTCGAGGGCAACAACTTAGGGCATCTCCTTTTATGAAAGAGCCAAGGTTTTTGTGTTGAGTTGATTATCGAAAAAAGTTGTGTGTTTTGCCTTTGTGTTGAGTTTATTGTTGAAGAAAGTTGTGTGTTTTGCCGTGAAGTATCCTATCCTTTTATATGAGTGTAACCCTAGCATAGAAAAAGTAATCTTCTATTAGGTCACAGTCAAAATCAGATCACAATTAATTAGAATCAATTATCTAATTGATTGTCTTCGCCACCAAATAATGGCCGAGAATATCCACTTAATTTAGGTaattatcaattaaataataatttccttATATTAGCCATTTTACTGGATCAGATATCCAATTAATATTAAAGTTCAAGCCATAGACTTGGCCCAATACACCTTAAATATTGAATATGTAATAAGCAGGCCTAAACAGGCTGCTGATCAATTAGCTAAGAAGGGGCATGGGTATAATAACTCTTTTATTTGGTTTAGTAATTTTCCTGTGAATGTAATTACTATATTTTACTTTGATATGTATGGAAATAAGATCCCAAGGAGATCTCATTtgtaatgtatttttttaataaataaaaaaaactaatttgaaCTAACTAAAACAAtaaactaaattaatatttaaaacagaaaaattaggtattagaCATAACTATCCTTATTAAATAGCTTTTAAGACATAGAGTATTTCtgtttgggttttaatacctacttatcaaattttgttttaaatttggcCAAAGAGGAGGCCCAGATTGGTTAGGCCTGTCTAAATTATAAACACAAaatacctctctctctctctctctctcttaagcACAGGGGTTGTGACGTCAAAGTGGTTGTGACTCCATACAGCGCGTCATTGAAGATGGCCAGATCCGGCAGAGAAGGTCTGAGACCGAAGGGCCAGAGCCGATCGCTGCTAATGTTGATGCCTCTTAGCTTTTCCATGAGCTTTTCTCTGACTGGTATGGTGAGGAACTCCGGATCTTTATgctcataatttattttatgacatTTTTGTTCCTGTCAAGATTAtaacatttaattttttttttctagaaaCTATAGTGCAGTATTTGAACGTCtcattcttcttgtttttgcaTCTCTATGCAGTACTTATTGGGCTGTgtctgacaggacccgacccaaatttcactttggaatccgagccgaaccctgtgcgtgtctgACACTTGGCGGGTGTCgagcacaaatgacctattttcCCTtctaatcaaaatataattatctCAAGTTTGACTTCTGCcaaaaattcggcagagtctcccctgtaaattgaacatttctcGAAATTTTCACATGTCAATAAACGTTTATATAACCCAAACGTTTAGCATATATCAATTTATAACCAAGAATTCAAGCATCACAACAGTCTGGCCACATGCCTCAATGAAACGAATAAATCATTCTACTAACAACAttaaattcaatttcttaaaacattCCCAGAACAATGCTAGATTTCATAATAACTTAGCTGGACTACCTTTAATTACTTGACCTCGTGGCTGCACCTAGAATCTTAGGTTGCCTACATACCCTTAGTAAGGGATCAGGCCACACATAGTTCTCATCTTCTATCTCAGCTTCCTGTTCCAAGCTTTCTGGCATTACTCATATgacaatatataattaaatgaagGAATGAAGCATTTAGATTCAAGAAATCACTCTTGGAAAGCCATAACTATTAATTCCTCATGACACCATTGGTGACACGTCCTGCCTTGTAGTCCTCGCTCCACACAGTTCGGACATCTCTACGACCTGTGGGGCAaaatatgctagaaaaactTAAGCTATTTAATaccatataaaataataaaagataaagataaataaacatactaaaataaaataaaataaaataaagtaaaatgagTTAAAGATTTATAAGCTCCGAAGACCCTTGTATCCTTCTATTGAAACTCACGTAAggttcataaaaataaaataaaaatatatatatttatatatatcaacaaCTTAATTAGAATCTATATGTATGTTTCCATCTATAACTTGTAAAACAAATGCGacgcttaagaaaataatggtgATCGTATAAAATCCTCAATTTAGTTTAAAAGCATCTTAAAATCtaaattctctccacctaggcATACCCCCATTCctgatccgtcaattccattaatacCGTCAATTCCGTTAATACTgtcaattccaataataaTTCGTCAATTCCAGTATTAGtccgtcaattccatcctCGTAGGCTTCGGAAATACAAAGTTAACCGAGCCGcgtcctcgcaggtctcagaaACATAAAGTTAATCGAGCTGTGTCCTCACAGGCCTTAGGGGACCATTAGTTAGCTTGAGCCACAGTCCTCGCACCACACAATTCaggcgtccccgaaactcatGGTACATTGTCATAAATGACAAATCCATTTCCAAAGGCAATTAGGGGGTAACTCCTGAggtgggtttgaaaaccatATTCTGAAACTTATCTCCAAGTTCCTCTTGTTTCACAAACCTTGCTTATATTctcttctcaattttttaaaaatcaattcTCAATATTGCATAATCTCTAATCATCGAAAATATCCTTTAAGTGTACCATCACATACAATAATACACctccaaatacaaaataacatatatatatatatataatttagcAATCCATATGTATACAATCATATATACACACTCCATAGTCATATAATTTCATAATAAGTGATATGGTAATCTAATCCATGAAATTAATGCCATTACTAACCAATGAACACTCACACATGTTTCCACATGAATCCCATAAAATACTGTATTCCATAATCATAAAATCTGTAATAGAGTACATGTATGAGTCTCCGGACCGATCCTATGCCCATTTAAACCTTTCGGATGATTGGAACGGTCTAAGAAGACCCAAGAACCGATAAGCAATAAAtttcccaaaaagtcaacttcgGACACCATGGGGTCCACAACCTCAAAATTCCGATCCGAGAGTTCCTAGAGGTTCTAACATTCCTAGGACATATGTCCCAAGAGTTGGGTCTCGATCAGATGGTCGGATTGATCATGATCGCACGATCGGATGGTTACTGTAACCCTAGACCTAGGTTTTgcattttcggagtatccagGACTCCGATTTACGATCTGTCAGATTCTAAACGATCCTGAGAATACCTAAATtaacatatatgaaattaactACGAACCAACAGCTCAAACTTATTGGACCtgaaaatcgcacaataggcgaGATCCGTTTGGGGTTCAAACGTtatccgaattgagatccgcgaattcctacgcgctcATGAAGACAAAGAGCTCAATTTAGGACTGAATATGAATCCCACTATGTTGCCCATGTGCCACCACACTCACTAGCATCGCGTGGGTGGCTTGATCAATTTACCCCAATCGAAAATACTCCAAACCGCCGGCCCAAACTCCTACTTTaagtataacaccctatttggaaccacttttattcttggacctaccccaaaaagtggccagAATAGCAATCCCAAAATCGACAAAACTTTGAACCCAAAATCGAGCTATCAATGCTAGAAATTTCTAAAACGctacccaaccatcaactAGAGCTTGCAAAATGGATGAAATTCCATACCTGGTTCTTcagatttggtggccggatgaCGGTGTACGACGCGGGCGAAATTCCAGCAAAACAGACCAGATTTCTCGGCTTGCCCAACGAGATTTTGACAGTGGTTGGGGTTGGAGTGGGCTGAGGTTGACGGCGGAACGACACCGGTGAGTTTGAGTCCAGTCTGGCGGGTCGAGTGATGTCTGGTGGTGGCGGTCGTGAGAAACAGACGGGGAAGGGGGTATTgcagggggagagagagattaggAGAGAGaatacgttttttttttaaaatgacttggcaaattaccattttgcccctcaacATATTTGATCGTAATTTCTTCGTTATAACTTCGATTCGagtccactacgtgtctacgaactcgttcGGTCGCGCTTTAAGCAACGGTACAAGCGGAATTTTCGAACTTTTTCCCGgtaaaaaaaagtcaacattttctcaaataatttattataggggcaaaattgtcttttctcagaataaattaataaataataattaattaaggatcgGGTTGTTACAATATCTTTGGAAATTCCTGAAATGTTGAAATGTTGAAATGTTGAATACATGAATTTCAGTAGGATGACCAAACATCATGTCTTGAAAtgttgcaaagaaaattttagtttaaacCAGTTCCTGGTTGTTAGGTTATTTCTAAACCAATATCATGTGCATTCTTTCAACACCAACTTAGGGGAATATGTGTATAAAGTAGATTGAGTGAAGAATACATAGAGAAATCAGAAGAGAGATTTCTGTTTCAATAAGATTAACCTTCTAGTTAATTATTGGATGCCTAAGTACACTTTGTTAGTGTAAGTATGAAAAACTTGATGAgaaatacatatacataaacATACTAACCAAGAGAACCACTTTGATATTCTTCATTGTTAAAAGAACTTCAAGCTCCCCATGCTCCTGCAAATTCAAAAGGACACCTAATAGATCATTTGATGTGTCCTTGCCTGTAGTCTCGGCTTCTCCTTGCTGGCTTTATGCTCTTTGACAATGTGGTCAAGTATCTTGTCAATTTTCCTATTTTGCAAGGTCTTTATGTGATTCAAATTGCTGAAAATCTTACTAGTTGCAGTAATGTagtttttgatttttaattgttttgggATGTTGCTTACTAGgtgttgcattgcattttataatttaattttttgattttattaGTTTTGGTTGTTTCTTACTAGTTGttggcatgaattttttggttttcatttgCTGATTTGATTGGTTAAGGTCTCTTTTTACTATTTGCGGTCAtgtagtttttagtttttagttatTTTGGGATGTGGCTTACTAGGTGCTTTCATATATTAATATCAAGTTCTCAAAGATTGTAGATTGATCATTGACAGGAAATCAAGTTTGAAAACTGCACTGCAAACAGtggaaactgcattgtagAAAGCGGAAACTGCAATGtaaaaaatggaaactgcattgcagatAACGGAAACTGCAATACATAAAAGAGAAACACGAATAACCTATTTTACGTTCTAGGTGGTCTTCAGTCCGATCCCCCTTCTCCCAACATGgcttgaatttaaaaaaaatattgttttgttttgtataacTCTAGAGTTGAACGTGAGGGATTTATTAGATTGTAGATTGATCATTGACACAAATCGATCTTCAATGACAcaaaatcttcttctttttttttctcgaaAACTGCACTGGACaatagaaactgcattgcagaaaacggaaactgcaatgcaggaAACCGAACGTGCAATGCAGAAAATAGAAACATGAATAAACCTATTTTACATTCTAGGTGGTCTTCAATTTGATTCCCCCTCCCCAACATGtcttgaataaataaaaaaaattgttttgttttgtttaactcTAGAGCTGAGCATTTTTGCCCAGACTCAGtattgcagtttccatttttgtattgcagtttctgtttttgcattgcagttttcttTTATACATCGCAGTTTTCGTTTGGTACTTTCATCTTGGTTTATACTTTGAGGAATACCTTCTATGTCGATTAtcagtttttttgttctttcgaaatatttaatttctgtCATTTATAATTTACATGAGTTATccaaatattgaaaattttaattcctgtcatttacaaaattcgacatacataaatccagacactgaaatcttcaattgccagaaattgaaatgacgGAAATCTAAATTCTatcattttagaattctatgtaatttgCAATTCCTTCATCCAAACGGAGCATTAAAGTTTACATCTTGACTGCTTCCAGAGGAAGAGAATATGTCTTCATTTTTTCTACCTGCCCTTTCCTTCCGCCTCTTCGCAGGACGGGAAGTTTCACTTTGTCGCTTCACACTGATGGACGAGTTTCTTGCTTCCACTTCAGAAATTACGACTTCCTTTGTAAGCCAATGGAAACTTCTTTCAAATTAGATATTACataaattgatttttccttGAGAGGACATTTGGATAGGTTTACATAAACAGTCAACACAGACAAACCCAAGTATGATGCGGTTTAACCCATCCACCACCTACATTACCAGTATGTACATTGCCCCATACGAGTAGAATGCGAAATGTAGAAAAGCACTGAAGTGTTTCTCCTTAGAAGTGAAGTTTGAGGTCTGAACAAATCCTCAACATTACAATGACCCCTCTTGGCGATACCAAAGCTAAGTTTATCAGAAGGAACACCCTGATCAAAACCAAATTGGAGAGCAAATCTATTTGGGTAATATGGCTCTAGCCAAAGTTTGTTATCAACTCTTATAGGGAGTTTTGATGTACACATACAAACTAATATCTCAAACCTGTCATCTGACAGTTTTTAATTATCCATAAAGGTAAGGCCATCCTGCTCATCAAAAGCGCTGGGACGATATCGCATGGATATGTCACTTCTAAAAATAACTCTAGCCTTTGAAATGTCCATATCGTTAGCAGCAATACCAGCATACCTAGTTAAATGAGGATAACTAGCTGGAAATTCAATATCATTATGCCATCTATACAAACAGGGAAAATACTCACCCATCCACCCACTGATGTAATGAACCGGAAAACAAGCTAAAAAAGTACCAGGACCTCTCGAACAAGTGACAATTTCCCTAAGGCCATGATATATATAGCCAACACAGTAGGTGCAACAGAAACTTTTACTCCTCGAGCCATCAAACTAGCCATGTAAAAAGTTTCTAGCCTCATCCAAGAACCTCTTGAAGGTAGAGCAAATCTATTAAGAAAGAATGCTAAGAAGGCagttaattttcattttgttgataTCTCTAGATTTAATTTTTGAGCCATCATATTTTCTCTTGCTTTTAAGATGTTTCCTTCACCAAAAGTTCCATAAATTATTTTCCCTCTGAAAAAATGTGCAACCCACTAGTCCCAGAGTACACATTTTTTCATCATAAAGTGAGCATAGTTgagaataaattaaaagaagttTCCAAATGGTCGACATATACATTACTTCACGCTGGAAATCCCGATTTAGAGGTATAAACTCCTCATAAGGAACTCCTAAAATAGGTAAACCCCCAATAATCTTCAGGTCATACAACGATATTCCCATTTCGCCATTTTCTTGGTTCAAAGTGTTGGTCAAAGGCCCCCACAACTCTAGAAAGGCTTTCCAAACATTTAGCGAATACATATAAGGATAGCGGGAAACGGCTACAACACCATACATTTCAACACGAAATAATACCTCTTTAAAGTCTCGTAAAATGGCCTCAGTCCACTCTAGGATGCCAAGACGAAACTCTGCCAAACCACGAATGCTTAGCTCGAGTCCCcaatctgttttgtttttttagcattttacataaaataggaggaaaattatttttatggcCAACTTCAATGTCACCATCAGCATTATTGTTGACCTCCATCAAAGTGC
It encodes:
- the LOC18766049 gene encoding riboflavin synthase, which encodes MAAVSASLSLPSRTPEPSVRKMSILNKFHSVASRTHCNFDAIFKPSTLTLFISTQRPHAHIKSPPRNTIRCLFTGIVEEMGQIKQLGTAENGGFDMKIGAKTVLEGVHLGDSIAVNGTCLTVTEFDTQLSDFTVGLSPETLRKTSLIELEPGSLVNLERAVQPTSRMGGHFVQGHVDGTGEIVSMDPEGDSLWIKVKASKELLKYVVPKGFIAVDGTSLTVVDVFDKEDSFNFMLVAYTQQNVVIPLKKVGQKVNLEVDILGKYVERLLSSGFVESIKSS